Proteins from one Staphylococcus sp. IVB6214 genomic window:
- a CDS encoding 16S rRNA (uracil(1498)-N(3))-methyltransferase: protein MQRYFLNENAECHQRFFITNKDDIHHMLKVMRYTEGDTIIINFDNQQTFKATIIHAEQKAIEVETIERLEIHSEMPVSLTIASGLIKSDKYEWLLQKATELGVNDFIAVQMDRSVVKLNDQKANKKLERWSKIIKEAAEQSYRQRIPNIKYCSNLKYVYDMISEYDYILMAYEEQAKKGESSQFKKTLTQLKPNDKVLLLFGPEGGFSEGEVALFEPHAHIVGLGPRILRAETAALYALSAISYEIELMR from the coding sequence ATGCAACGTTATTTCCTAAATGAAAACGCTGAGTGCCATCAGCGTTTTTTTATCACAAATAAAGATGATATTCATCATATGTTAAAAGTAATGCGCTATACAGAAGGCGACACAATCATTATCAACTTTGACAATCAACAAACTTTTAAAGCAACAATTATTCATGCCGAGCAGAAAGCAATAGAAGTTGAAACAATAGAGCGACTTGAAATTCATAGTGAAATGCCTGTTTCATTGACGATTGCAAGTGGGTTGATCAAGTCAGATAAATATGAATGGCTGTTACAAAAGGCGACAGAACTTGGCGTAAATGATTTTATCGCTGTTCAAATGGATCGTTCAGTTGTAAAGTTGAATGATCAAAAAGCGAATAAAAAGCTGGAACGTTGGTCAAAAATTATCAAAGAAGCTGCTGAACAAAGTTATCGACAACGCATTCCAAACATAAAATATTGCTCGAATTTAAAATATGTATATGATATGATTAGTGAATATGATTATATTCTAATGGCATACGAAGAACAGGCAAAAAAAGGTGAGTCATCTCAGTTTAAAAAGACACTCACACAACTAAAACCAAACGATAAAGTACTTCTTTTGTTTGGGCCTGAAGGTGGCTTTAGCGAAGGAGAAGTTGCATTGTTTGAACCACACGCACACATCGTTGGGCTTGGACCAAGAATTCTTCGCGCTGAAACAGCAGCACTTTATGCGTTAAGTGCCATTAGTTACGAAATAGAATTAATGAGGTGA
- the prmA gene encoding 50S ribosomal protein L11 methyltransferase → MNWIELSVTVNEDAESIVSNLLQDIGSNGVAIEDSNEIGKVREDKYGEIFVLDPADYPETHMVIKGYYTEMQVDQAFVERLKEKLLSIDEVDSHILQISTKVIEESDWENEWKNYFHPFRASDRFFIVPSWETIDQADDFLYIELDPGMAFGTGDHPTTSLCLKAIERVVQPQHNVIDVGTGSGILSIASHLMGAQSVKAIDLDEMAVKVARDNFEKNGCADAIETATGNLLTNETAQYDVVIANILPHIIELMIEDSYKRLNPSGYFITSGIIEEKSESIQSQMKAVGYNIVDVQHDNGWVCITGQKVE, encoded by the coding sequence ATGAATTGGATAGAATTATCTGTAACTGTAAATGAAGACGCTGAATCCATCGTTTCTAATTTGTTGCAAGATATCGGTTCGAATGGTGTTGCCATTGAAGACTCGAATGAAATCGGAAAAGTTAGAGAAGACAAATATGGTGAAATATTTGTCTTAGATCCAGCCGATTATCCAGAAACGCACATGGTGATTAAAGGTTACTATACAGAAATGCAAGTCGATCAGGCTTTTGTTGAACGCTTAAAAGAAAAGCTATTGTCAATTGATGAAGTTGATTCGCATATTTTACAAATATCCACAAAGGTGATTGAAGAATCAGATTGGGAAAATGAATGGAAAAACTATTTCCATCCATTTCGAGCATCTGACAGGTTCTTTATTGTACCTAGCTGGGAGACTATCGATCAGGCTGACGACTTCTTATATATCGAATTAGATCCAGGAATGGCTTTTGGTACAGGTGATCACCCGACAACAAGTCTTTGCTTAAAGGCGATTGAACGTGTCGTTCAACCTCAACACAATGTTATCGATGTTGGGACTGGTTCAGGCATTCTAAGTATTGCATCACATCTGATGGGTGCACAATCAGTAAAAGCAATTGACTTAGATGAAATGGCGGTAAAAGTTGCGCGTGATAATTTTGAGAAAAATGGTTGTGCTGATGCGATTGAAACAGCAACTGGAAACCTGTTGACGAATGAAACGGCACAATATGATGTTGTGATTGCGAATATTTTGCCACACATTATCGAGTTGATGATTGAAGATAGTTACAAACGATTAAACCCATCTGGTTACTTTATTACATCTGGAATTATTGAAGAGAAAAGTGAGTCAATCCAATCTCAAATGAAGGCGGTTGGTTATAACATTGTTGATGTACAACATGATAATGGTTGGGTTTGTATCACAGGACAGAAGGTGGAATAA
- the dnaJ gene encoding molecular chaperone DnaJ: MAKRDYYEVLGISKSASKDEIKRAYRKLSKKYHPDINKEEGADEKFKEISEAYEVLSDENKRANYDQFGHAGPQGGFGQGGFGGQDFSGFGGGGFEDIFSSFFGGAQRQRDPNAPRKGDDLQYTMTVTFEEAIFGTKKEISVRKEVVCHTCDGEGAKPGTKKHTCSYCNGTGHVSVEQNTILGRVRTQQVCPECNGTGQEFEEPCPTCHGKGTEVKTVKLEVTVPEGVDNDQQIRLSGQGSPGENGGPAGDLYVVFRVQPSDKFTRDGDDVYYQHSISFAQAALGDEIKIPTLNGQGILTIPAGTQSGKQFRLKGKGVKNVHGYGYGDLFINIKVHTPTKLTERQKELLKAFAEESGDEINEQPSNFKDKARRFFKGD, from the coding sequence TTGGCAAAAAGAGACTATTATGAAGTCCTTGGCATTTCGAAGAGTGCTTCGAAAGATGAAATAAAGCGTGCTTATCGTAAGCTGTCAAAAAAGTATCATCCAGATATTAATAAAGAAGAAGGCGCGGATGAAAAATTTAAAGAAATCAGCGAAGCTTATGAAGTACTGAGTGATGAAAATAAGCGTGCAAACTATGATCAGTTTGGACATGCCGGTCCACAAGGTGGCTTTGGTCAAGGTGGGTTTGGCGGCCAAGACTTCTCAGGATTTGGTGGCGGCGGTTTTGAAGATATTTTCAGTTCATTCTTCGGCGGTGCACAGCGTCAACGTGATCCGAACGCACCGAGAAAAGGTGACGATCTTCAATACACAATGACAGTAACTTTTGAAGAAGCGATCTTTGGTACAAAAAAAGAAATTTCAGTCAGAAAAGAAGTCGTATGTCATACATGTGACGGAGAAGGTGCAAAGCCAGGCACGAAAAAGCACACATGTAGTTACTGTAACGGGACTGGACATGTGTCAGTAGAACAAAATACTATTTTAGGTCGTGTGCGTACGCAACAAGTTTGTCCTGAATGTAACGGAACTGGACAAGAGTTTGAAGAACCTTGTCCAACATGTCACGGTAAAGGAACAGAAGTTAAAACAGTAAAACTTGAAGTTACTGTGCCTGAAGGTGTAGACAATGATCAACAAATTCGCCTTTCTGGACAAGGATCTCCTGGTGAAAATGGCGGCCCTGCCGGTGACTTATATGTTGTTTTCCGTGTGCAACCATCTGATAAATTTACACGTGATGGTGACGATGTGTATTATCAACATTCTATCAGTTTTGCACAGGCGGCACTTGGTGATGAGATTAAAATTCCTACTCTAAACGGACAAGGAATTTTAACGATTCCAGCGGGTACACAATCAGGCAAACAATTCCGTTTAAAAGGGAAAGGTGTTAAAAACGTTCATGGTTATGGTTACGGTGACTTATTCATCAATATCAAAGTTCACACACCAACCAAATTAACTGAGCGTCAAAAAGAATTATTGAAAGCATTCGCTGAAGAAAGTGGCGATGAAATAAACGAACAACCAAGTAATTTCAAAGATAAAGCACGTCGTTTCTTTAAGGGAGATTAA
- the dnaK gene encoding molecular chaperone DnaK yields the protein MSKVIGIDLGTTNSCVSVLEGDEPKVIQNPEGARTTPSVVSFKNGETQVGEVAKRQAITNPNTIQSIKRHMGTDYKENIEGKDYTPQEISAMILQNLKNTAESYLGEKVEKAVITVPAYFNDSERQATKDAGKIAGLEVERIINEPTAAALAYGLDKTDKEEKVLVFDLGGGTFDVSILELGDGVFEVLATAGDNKLGGDDFDQVIIDYLVNEFKSENGVDLSQDKMALQRLKDAAEKAKKDLSGVSSTQISLPFISAGAAGPLHLETTLTRAKFEELADKLVQKTMTPTRQAMKDAGLSNSDIDEVILVGGSTRIPAVQEAIKKEIGKEPNKGVNPDEVVAMGAAIQGGVITGDVKDVVLLDVTPLSLGIEIMGGRMNTLIERNTTIPTSKSQVYSTAADNQPAVDIHVLQGERPMASDNKTLGRFQLTDIPPAPRGVPQIEVTFDIDKNGIVNVTAKDLGTNKEQNITIESSSALSDEEIDRMVKDAEQNAEADKKRREEVDLRNEADQLVFQVDKTLTDLGENVTEDDKKEAEDKKEALKSALEGDDIDAIKEKKEALEQVIQQLSMKIYEQAQQAQQAQGGATQQDDTVQDAEFKEVNDDDQK from the coding sequence ATGAGTAAAGTAATTGGTATTGACTTAGGAACAACAAACTCTTGTGTATCAGTATTAGAAGGTGACGAACCTAAAGTAATTCAAAATCCTGAAGGTGCGAGAACAACGCCATCTGTTGTTTCGTTCAAAAATGGAGAAACACAAGTAGGTGAAGTGGCAAAACGTCAAGCTATCACAAACCCAAATACAATTCAATCTATTAAACGTCATATGGGAACTGACTACAAAGAAAACATTGAAGGTAAAGATTATACACCACAAGAGATTTCAGCGATGATTTTACAAAACCTAAAAAATACTGCTGAAAGCTATCTAGGTGAAAAAGTTGAAAAAGCAGTTATCACAGTTCCAGCTTACTTCAATGACAGTGAACGTCAAGCTACTAAAGATGCTGGTAAAATTGCTGGATTAGAAGTAGAGCGTATTATTAACGAACCAACAGCTGCTGCATTAGCATATGGTTTAGATAAAACCGACAAAGAAGAAAAAGTATTAGTATTCGACCTTGGTGGTGGTACTTTCGACGTCTCAATTCTTGAATTAGGTGACGGTGTATTCGAAGTATTAGCAACTGCAGGTGACAACAAATTAGGTGGAGATGACTTTGACCAAGTTATCATCGATTACCTAGTAAATGAATTCAAATCTGAAAACGGTGTAGATTTATCACAAGATAAAATGGCATTACAACGTTTAAAAGATGCAGCTGAAAAAGCGAAAAAAGATTTATCAGGTGTTTCTTCAACACAAATTTCATTACCATTCATCTCAGCGGGTGCTGCAGGACCTTTACACTTAGAAACAACACTAACACGCGCTAAATTTGAAGAATTAGCAGACAAACTTGTACAAAAAACAATGACTCCAACACGTCAAGCGATGAAAGATGCTGGTTTATCAAATTCTGATATCGACGAAGTAATCTTAGTTGGTGGATCAACACGTATTCCAGCCGTACAAGAAGCAATCAAAAAAGAAATTGGCAAAGAACCAAATAAAGGTGTAAACCCAGATGAAGTAGTCGCAATGGGTGCTGCAATTCAAGGTGGCGTTATCACTGGTGACGTTAAAGATGTTGTACTTCTAGACGTTACACCATTATCATTAGGTATCGAAATTATGGGTGGACGTATGAATACGTTAATCGAACGTAATACAACAATCCCAACATCTAAGTCACAAGTATATTCAACTGCAGCTGATAACCAACCAGCCGTTGATATCCATGTTCTTCAAGGTGAACGTCCAATGGCATCAGATAACAAAACATTAGGCCGTTTCCAATTAACTGATATTCCACCAGCACCACGTGGGGTACCACAAATCGAAGTAACATTCGATATCGATAAAAACGGTATTGTAAACGTAACTGCAAAAGATTTAGGTACAAACAAAGAACAAAACATTACAATCGAATCTTCATCTGCACTATCTGACGAAGAAATCGATCGCATGGTGAAAGATGCTGAGCAAAATGCTGAAGCTGATAAAAAACGTCGTGAAGAAGTAGACTTACGTAACGAAGCTGATCAACTTGTCTTCCAAGTTGACAAAACATTAACTGACTTAGGTGAAAATGTTACTGAAGACGATAAAAAAGAAGCAGAAGACAAAAAAGAAGCATTGAAGTCAGCACTTGAAGGTGACGATATTGATGCGATTAAAGAGAAAAAAGAAGCACTAGAACAAGTGATTCAACAATTATCTATGAAGATTTACGAACAAGCACAGCAAGCACAACAAGCTCAAGGCGGTGCTACACAACAAGACGATACAGTACAAGATGCTGAATTTAAAGAAGTAAATGACGACGATCAAAAATAA
- the grpE gene encoding nucleotide exchange factor GrpE, with translation MSEDKASREEETQKETTEETVDFNATESEENVEQEAVNEENVEDSTEPTLEQQLESLQAEVDASQEKYLRLYAEFENYKRRIQNEADIQKTYRAQSVLTDVLPTLDNIERALQIEGDDESFVALKKGVQMVYDSLIKALEDNGLERIQAEGEQFDPNYHQAVIQDDNPEFESGAVTEELQSGYKLKDRVLRASMVKVNQ, from the coding sequence ATGTCAGAAGATAAAGCGTCAAGAGAAGAAGAAACACAAAAAGAGACAACTGAAGAAACAGTTGACTTTAACGCAACTGAATCGGAAGAAAATGTCGAACAAGAAGCTGTTAATGAAGAGAACGTTGAAGATTCAACTGAACCAACATTAGAACAGCAACTTGAATCATTGCAAGCAGAAGTCGATGCTTCTCAAGAAAAATATTTAAGATTATACGCAGAATTTGAAAATTATAAACGTCGTATTCAAAACGAAGCAGATATTCAAAAAACGTACCGTGCGCAATCAGTATTAACAGATGTTTTACCAACGCTTGATAATATTGAAAGAGCACTACAAATAGAAGGTGATGATGAATCATTTGTTGCACTAAAAAAAGGTGTTCAAATGGTTTATGACAGCCTTATCAAAGCACTTGAAGACAATGGATTGGAACGCATTCAAGCGGAAGGCGAACAATTCGATCCAAATTATCATCAAGCTGTCATCCAAGATGATAACCCTGAATTTGAATCAGGTGCAGTTACTGAAGAATTACAATCAGGCTACAAGTTAAAAGATCGCGTATTACGCGCATCAATGGTTAAAGTAAATCAATAA
- the hrcA gene encoding heat-inducible transcriptional repressor HrcA — MITQRQISILNAIVEDYVELGQPIGSTTLIKRHNVKVSPATIRNEMKMLEENHLIEKTHSSSGRIPSEAGFRLYVDQLLEHEDVEEHPNKLNLNTLFSENHYDISTTLNRLAQLFSDQTHYTTIVVGPDHTKASILNVHLMKINDKHLIVVLIYQTGHVKHLHLSSTITVDDTTVIKLSNFISSNLSSFLNNGKYQIDAYRLMGFSDHEVAILLQVYFLIKKHLDSETSRIYLGGKHQLIERLNESTVTSIQPILKYVESGKITQLIDQMSDAPIHISIGSEIDQNLEGIAIVTRPYALANQIEGHIAIVGPTAMRYQNVIQLLSQTR, encoded by the coding sequence ATGATTACACAAAGGCAAATTAGTATTTTAAATGCAATTGTTGAAGATTATGTTGAATTAGGCCAACCTATTGGTTCTACCACATTAATTAAGCGACATAACGTCAAAGTTAGTCCAGCAACAATTAGAAATGAGATGAAAATGCTAGAAGAAAACCACCTGATTGAAAAGACACATTCATCATCCGGTCGAATACCTTCTGAAGCAGGCTTTCGTCTTTATGTAGATCAGCTGCTGGAACATGAAGATGTGGAAGAGCATCCAAACAAATTAAATCTTAATACTTTGTTTAGTGAGAATCATTATGATATTTCAACTACATTGAATCGTTTGGCACAGTTGTTTTCTGATCAAACGCATTACACGACGATAGTAGTTGGTCCAGATCATACTAAGGCTTCAATTCTTAATGTCCACTTGATGAAAATCAATGACAAACATTTAATTGTCGTACTGATCTATCAAACGGGTCATGTAAAGCATTTGCATTTATCATCAACGATAACAGTTGATGATACGACCGTTATTAAATTATCTAATTTTATTTCGAGTAATCTTAGTAGTTTTTTGAATAACGGAAAGTATCAAATAGATGCATACCGATTGATGGGTTTTAGTGATCATGAAGTGGCGATATTGTTACAGGTGTACTTTCTAATAAAGAAACACCTCGATTCTGAAACATCACGTATTTATTTGGGCGGTAAACATCAATTAATCGAACGATTGAATGAAAGTACAGTGACTTCAATTCAACCTATATTGAAGTATGTGGAGTCTGGAAAAATCACTCAATTGATTGACCAAATGTCAGATGCGCCGATTCATATTAGTATTGGTTCTGAGATAGATCAGAACTTAGAAGGAATTGCGATTGTGACCCGACCTTATGCTTTAGCGAATCAAATAGAAGGTCATATTGCGATAGTTGGCCCAACAGCAATGCGCTATCAAAATGTGATACAATTGCTTAGTCAAACAAGATAA
- the hemW gene encoding radical SAM family heme chaperone HemW, with translation MQDVKSAYIHIPFCVKICTYCDFNKYFIQHQPVDDYLTCLITEMSWVGKRPLSTMFVGGGTPTALSEEQLERLLIAIQEQFDISGEYTFEANPDELTEEKVALLKKYGVNRLSLGVQTFDEALLKILGRSHRREDIYTAVHNARKHGIPSISIDLMYQLPGQTMAQFEESLDEAIALNVDHISSYGLILEKQTQFYNLYQRGELNEPDEDLGAEMYHYMIKKLAENGLHQYEISNFAKVNHASTHNKVYWKNEPYFGFGAGASGYVDGVRYSNINPVQHYIEQIRQNKKPIRTKDVLTMQEKMEEEMFLGLRMNEGVNKEVFFEKYGIQLTDYYHDELQQLGRKQLIRQTETHVALTDEGRVIGNYVFETFIK, from the coding sequence ATGCAAGACGTTAAAAGTGCTTATATCCATATTCCTTTCTGTGTGAAAATATGTACCTATTGTGATTTTAATAAATATTTTATACAACATCAGCCGGTCGATGACTATTTGACGTGTTTAATAACAGAAATGTCATGGGTTGGTAAGCGACCTTTGTCAACAATGTTTGTTGGTGGGGGAACACCGACTGCTTTATCTGAAGAGCAATTGGAGCGCTTATTGATTGCTATTCAAGAACAATTTGATATCAGCGGTGAATATACATTCGAGGCCAACCCAGACGAACTGACTGAGGAAAAAGTAGCACTTTTGAAAAAATATGGTGTCAATCGATTATCATTAGGTGTTCAAACTTTTGATGAAGCATTATTAAAAATATTAGGTCGTAGTCATCGGCGTGAAGACATTTATACGGCCGTTCATAATGCTAGAAAACACGGTATTCCATCTATTAGTATTGACCTGATGTATCAGCTTCCAGGTCAAACGATGGCACAATTTGAAGAAAGTTTAGATGAGGCAATTGCTCTCAATGTTGACCATATATCAAGCTACGGACTGATTTTAGAGAAGCAGACACAGTTTTACAATCTATATCAACGTGGGGAATTAAATGAACCAGATGAAGATCTGGGTGCTGAAATGTATCATTATATGATTAAAAAGTTAGCAGAAAATGGATTACATCAATATGAAATTTCTAATTTTGCAAAAGTCAACCATGCCTCGACACACAATAAAGTGTATTGGAAAAATGAACCTTATTTTGGTTTCGGTGCGGGTGCAAGCGGTTATGTAGATGGTGTGAGATATTCAAATATCAATCCTGTACAACACTACATTGAACAAATTCGTCAAAATAAAAAGCCGATACGAACAAAAGATGTTTTGACGATGCAAGAGAAAATGGAAGAAGAGATGTTTTTAGGATTGCGTATGAATGAAGGCGTAAATAAGGAAGTATTCTTTGAAAAATATGGTATCCAACTCACTGATTATTATCATGATGAGTTACAGCAATTAGGTCGTAAACAGTTAATCCGTCAAACAGAGACGCATGTAGCTTTAACAGATGAAGGTAGAGTGATTGGAAATTACGTCTTTGAGACATTTATCAAGTGA
- the lepA gene encoding translation elongation factor 4, producing MNNNERLTRRKNIRNFSIIAHIDHGKSTLADRILENTKSVESREMQAQLLDSMDLERERGITIKLNAVRLKYEAKDGETYTFHLIDTPGHVDFTYEVSRSLAACEGAILVVDAAQGIEAQTLANVYLALDNDLELIPVINKIDLPAAEPERVKQEVEDVIGLDKDDAVLASAKSNIGIDEILEKIVEIVPAPDGDPSAPLKALIFDSEYDPYRGVVSSIRVVDGVVKAGDRIKMMATGKSFEVTEVGINTPKQLPVDELTVGDVGYIIASIKNVDDSRVGDTITHEDNPASEPLQGYKKMNPMVYCGLFPIDNKDYNDLREALEKLQLNDASLEFEPESSKALGFGYRTGFLGMLHMEIIQERIEREFGIELIATAPSVIYTVVLRNGESIKVDNPAQMPDRDQIEKVFEPYVRATMMVPNDYVGAVMELCQRKRGQFITMDYLDDIRVSIVYELPLSEVVFDFFDQLKSNTKGYASFDYEFIENKESNLVKMDILLNGDKVDALSFIVHRDFAYERGRVLVEKLKTLIPRQQFEVPVQAAIGQKIVARTNIKSMGKNVLSKCYGGDISRKRKLLEKQKAGKAKMKAVGSVEIPQDAFLAVLKMDDE from the coding sequence ATGAACAATAATGAGCGTTTAACAAGACGTAAAAATATTAGAAACTTTTCGATCATTGCCCACATTGACCATGGTAAGTCAACATTAGCAGATCGAATTTTAGAAAACACAAAATCTGTTGAATCACGTGAAATGCAGGCGCAACTGTTAGATTCTATGGATCTGGAACGTGAACGTGGTATTACAATCAAATTGAATGCGGTTCGTCTAAAATATGAAGCAAAAGACGGCGAAACTTATACATTTCATCTGATCGATACACCAGGACATGTCGACTTTACATACGAAGTGTCACGCTCACTCGCTGCATGTGAAGGGGCAATTCTTGTCGTTGACGCTGCACAAGGTATTGAAGCACAAACATTAGCAAACGTATATCTTGCGTTGGATAACGATCTTGAGTTGATCCCTGTTATTAACAAGATCGACTTACCAGCTGCTGAACCAGAGCGCGTAAAACAAGAAGTAGAAGATGTTATCGGTCTCGACAAAGATGATGCTGTGTTAGCCAGTGCCAAGTCTAATATAGGTATCGATGAAATTTTGGAGAAGATCGTTGAAATTGTTCCAGCACCAGACGGCGATCCATCTGCACCACTCAAAGCGTTAATTTTTGACTCTGAATATGATCCGTATCGTGGTGTCGTATCATCTATTCGTGTAGTAGATGGTGTTGTTAAGGCGGGAGACCGCATTAAAATGATGGCAACAGGCAAAAGCTTTGAAGTTACAGAAGTGGGGATTAATACACCTAAGCAATTACCTGTTGATGAACTAACGGTCGGAGATGTTGGATACATTATCGCAAGTATTAAAAATGTAGATGACTCTCGTGTTGGGGATACGATTACGCACGAAGACAATCCAGCAAGTGAGCCATTACAAGGTTATAAGAAGATGAATCCAATGGTATATTGTGGTCTTTTCCCAATTGACAATAAAGATTACAATGACTTGCGTGAAGCATTAGAAAAATTACAATTAAATGATGCCTCACTTGAATTTGAACCAGAATCTTCAAAAGCACTTGGATTTGGATACCGTACAGGATTTTTAGGGATGCTGCACATGGAAATTATTCAAGAACGAATTGAACGTGAGTTCGGTATTGAATTAATTGCTACTGCACCATCAGTTATTTACACAGTTGTGTTAAGAAATGGCGAGTCCATAAAAGTTGATAACCCAGCACAAATGCCTGATCGTGACCAAATTGAAAAAGTATTCGAACCATATGTTCGCGCGACAATGATGGTACCAAATGATTACGTAGGGGCTGTCATGGAGTTATGCCAACGTAAACGTGGTCAATTCATTACGATGGACTATTTAGATGATATTCGTGTAAGTATCGTTTACGAATTGCCATTATCAGAAGTCGTATTTGATTTCTTTGATCAATTGAAATCAAACACGAAAGGTTATGCGTCATTCGACTATGAATTTATCGAGAATAAAGAAAGTAATCTCGTTAAGATGGATATTTTATTAAATGGTGATAAAGTTGATGCATTAAGTTTTATTGTGCATCGTGACTTTGCATATGAGCGTGGTCGTGTGCTTGTCGAAAAGTTAAAAACACTTATTCCAAGACAACAGTTCGAAGTACCCGTTCAAGCTGCAATCGGACAAAAAATTGTTGCCCGTACGAATATCAAATCAATGGGTAAAAACGTCCTTTCAAAATGCTACGGTGGCGATATTAGCCGTAAACGTAAATTACTTGAAAAACAAAAAGCCGGTAAAGCAAAGATGAAGGCTGTTGGTAGTGTTGAAATTCCACAAGATGCCTTTTTAGCAGTTCTTAAAATGGATGACGAATAA
- the rpsT gene encoding 30S ribosomal protein S20 — MPNIKSAIKRVKTTQVAESQNISQKNDMRSAVKNAKKAIETNADNKQELVSKAIKRIDKAAQKNLIHSNKADRMKSKLMSAK, encoded by the coding sequence ATGCCAAACATTAAATCTGCTATTAAACGTGTAAAAACAACGCAAGTAGCTGAGAGCCAAAACATTTCACAAAAAAATGATATGCGTTCTGCAGTGAAAAACGCAAAAAAAGCAATTGAAACTAATGCTGACAATAAACAAGAATTAGTAAGCAAAGCAATCAAACGTATTGATAAAGCTGCGCAAAAGAATTTAATTCATTCTAACAAAGCTGATAGAATGAAATCTAAATTAATGTCAGCAAAATAA
- the holA gene encoding DNA polymerase III subunit delta yields MSYLHAVYGEVPELVDKESDRLIETYLEKEPKDDFNFVKYNLYETELNTIMEEAMTMPFFSDKKVVLVQNSYIFTGEKVAKEKQPNLEGFIRFLENYDGQTLIVFQVNAVKLDERKKVVKQLKKYASLKKVEQFTEQEMKTWIQKELHEQFKDIKQDALDTLIGLTGIHYRIVQQELEKIVLFIGDQPTITKKDVQTIVNRSLEQNVFLLTEYIQKGQKDRAIQLMKDLIQLKEEPIKLLALITSNYRLYYQSLILSQKGYSQQQIAKTVGVHPYRVKLALQQCRKYQLHQLLEIIDACAETDYKLKSSYMDKVLILELFILSL; encoded by the coding sequence ATGTCGTATTTGCATGCTGTATATGGCGAAGTACCAGAACTTGTCGATAAAGAGAGTGATCGACTCATTGAAACATACCTAGAAAAGGAACCAAAAGATGACTTTAACTTTGTGAAATATAATTTATATGAAACAGAGTTGAATACAATTATGGAAGAAGCAATGACAATGCCTTTCTTTTCAGATAAAAAAGTTGTCTTGGTACAAAACAGTTATATCTTTACTGGGGAGAAAGTAGCTAAAGAAAAGCAACCGAACTTAGAAGGGTTTATCCGATTTCTTGAAAACTATGATGGACAAACACTTATCGTATTTCAAGTGAATGCTGTTAAGTTGGATGAACGAAAGAAGGTTGTAAAACAGCTTAAAAAGTATGCATCACTGAAAAAAGTTGAGCAGTTTACAGAACAAGAGATGAAAACATGGATTCAAAAAGAATTACATGAGCAATTTAAAGATATTAAACAAGATGCATTAGATACGTTAATTGGACTGACAGGTATACATTATCGTATCGTTCAACAAGAACTGGAAAAAATTGTTTTATTTATTGGTGACCAGCCGACAATTACTAAAAAAGATGTACAAACTATTGTGAATAGAAGTCTTGAGCAAAATGTCTTTTTGTTAACGGAATACATACAAAAAGGCCAAAAAGATCGTGCCATACAACTCATGAAAGATTTAATCCAGTTAAAAGAAGAACCGATAAAGTTACTAGCTTTGATAACGAGCAATTATCGCTTGTATTATCAATCTCTGATTTTGAGTCAAAAAGGGTATTCGCAGCAGCAGATTGCAAAAACTGTTGGCGTGCATCCATATCGAGTAAAGCTTGCATTACAACAATGCAGAAAATATCAGTTACATCAATTGTTAGAGATTATTGATGCTTGTGCTGAAACGGATTATAAACTAAAGTCGTCATATATGGATAAAGTTCTTATTTTAGAATTATTTATTTTAAGTTTATAG